One Ctenopharyngodon idella isolate HZGC_01 chromosome 3, HZGC01, whole genome shotgun sequence genomic window, CTGGTTTCTATACGGTCGAGCGGCGCGTTAAGACGGAAGAATAGCTAGAGTTAGGCCTATAAGTTAAAACTATAAGCTAACCTCAAACAATTCTGCTGTAATAACATCAACAATCTTAAATAGACAAACAATATGTTGGTTTTATTACCAAGTCACGTATTTTTTGGCGGGAGGACACGACAAAGTTGggcaaatacacaaaatatatcGCGGGGTGATTcacacaaatataaataacaacTGATTTAACAAGAATGACATACCTCTCAATTTCTGTGATTCTTCATCTTCGGTGAATTATATCCCAGCTTCTGTCATCTTTAGGAGAAGTTATTCCGCCGTCAATTTCTGATATGAGAAACCATCGGGCCGTCCAACCGTCGTCTGTGCTGCTCGCGCGggctacatttgaatttgagagGCAGGCTGACTGACTGCgtgtaataaattatttttatttttattttatttatttttttaaatcgccCACGTTGCTTAAAAAGATGAGTATATAAACATTTGTCTAGCTTGAAATAATGCTCAGGTGCACGAATTTAATGCACTTGCATGGTTTGGCAGTCTTGAACCAGCCACCCCCTGTCAACCTTTCAGTCACAAGTGATTGTACCTTTGTTTGTTGATGAAATGGTACAAACATGGACCCTTTGACAGTTAGAAACAAATGTGTACCTTATTTCCCCCaaaatggtacatattagtTCCTTAAGGTGTAAATATGACCCATTGAGGGTACAACCAAAGCATTTGTACCCAGAGTGCTCACAATTGTACCCCATCCGTACCCTTTTTTCTGAAAGTGCAGGCAAACTGgttcttttgtattttataaGGTTTCTTTTTGATTGAGCACCTGTCTTGAGTTATTTTGGATGTGCATATACTACTTTGAACTCTCTTGTCTGTCCGACACACCCATCTGAGGTTTTGGAGTCtttactaatgagctgatgagttgaatcaggtgttttAATTAAGTGGACacctaaaatgtgcagtgctggtgGTACTCCCGGACCAGggttcagaaacactgatttAGATGAGTAGagtgaattttaatttaaactgaATATTTGTCATATAGTTATACAGCCTCTGACACCCTGAGCAGAACTTAAAGCTCAGATTGAGTCTCATGCTCTGTTATCATGTCTGTgaaactttatttcatttttaagcaTGTTGAATTATTATTCAATGATGGTGTAATAAAACTCTTCTTCCTGATGTTAATCTCTAAAGCTGAAAtctctaaaaatgaaaaactctCTCTGTCTGCAGGTTGTCGACTTTCAAGTCATGGACAGTCTGAAGAAGTAACAGGTTACACAGGTGGATCAGTCCTGCTGCCCTGCTCCTGTACTGACCCTCAAtctacagtaaagacattcaccTGGTATTACACAACAGGATGGATTAAAgtttttgaagatgaaaaattcAAGGGCAGACTGAAGCTGTTTAATGAAAGTTCTCCAGCAAATCTGTCTCTGCTCATTTCTGACCTCAGAAAGAAGGATGAAGGGTCATATAGGTGTGAGATTTCAGTCACAAATTATACAGACATTCGGGTAAAGATAAAAGGTAAATGGAATATTTTTGTATGAAACCCGTATCTCTCAAAATGCAGTATGTGTTTTCTTCTTTCAGTAAAGAGcagtgtaaatgtaaatgtcagtCTTGTTGTGAATGTGTTGTCAGGGTGTGATCTGGACCAGAATAAACAGACGGTCGCGGTGACGGGACACTCGGGAGAGTCTGTAGTTTTGCCCTGTTCCTGTACTGAACTACAGGACAAACCTCCACAACTTACATGGACATATACTCcactaaaacacaaaacaaaacctgaAGAAATTTACCCAAATGACCAAAGTGAGAGACACAGAGGTAGAGTCAAACTGTTGAATGAAACCCCTCCAGGAAATCTCTCTCTACTCATATCAGACCTGAACACAGAAGATCAGGGAGAATATCATTGCTCTGTGCTTCAACAACACGTCAACATCACACTCAGTGTTCAAGGTAATTTTCTACTGCTGCTGTTTTGAACATCAATTAATTTGttctttaataaaattaactgttAGAAGAATGACATTAAGCTTTATTATAATATGTCCTCTTGTGTTATATTATGACTGACAATTATTGAATTCTGCAGAGGAACTTTACTTTCAATCAATCTGTTTATCAATCCATAAACCTGCAAAAGAAGAAAGTACAAGCACTCAACACTCAGGAGGCATATCGAGAAAACAACCACACAACTCACCTTAATGTAAGTAGTCAGTTAAGATTTTAGTTTTAAGAAAGTGTCTTGACTAGAATTAATCggataaattaatatattgatACATGATATGCtgcttatttgtttttgaatgcTTTATTGTGCTTGTGACATTTATCAACTCAGACACTGATCTCTCTGTACAAcatctcattctctctctctaggATGAAGTGACATGTTCTAACAGACACACCAGCTCACAGAGACACAGTAGAGCATGTGCTGTATACAAGCATCAAAGAAATATGACTTAATTATCTGTATTTTGTCTGAAACTTCTGATACTTCCTGTTTTTATAGCGTACCTATTTTATGCCGTTTTAACTCAACTTATCTAGTTTACACCCTGTGCAGTTATaatctgtgcgtgtgtgtgtgtgtgtgtgtgtgtgtgtgtgttagatatttttcaaaaagccCTTTTGCTAATGCATtggtttaaaaagtaaataataaaacaccAGGTTGTATTCTGACCATGTACTGCTAATACTACATAGACAAACAAACTATAAAGAGATTTATACAGCTAGACCAAAACCAGTGTTTATGTACTTAGAAAGTTATAGTAGCTTGTTCTTCATAATCTCTGTGGCAAGTTTCCTGTAAGCATTGTTATCTTGGTAccatgtaaacattttaatgatttaacaaaTAGTGGAGTATATGAATATCTGTCTTTCAGCAGGACTGTGctgttttattacaataaaaaatactgtcaaatactTTTTGAGTACATTATGTCTAGAGGTCTTGACCTCTGATGttacttaaataaaatatttttagtatgtTTCATCATCAAATATCATTCCTCTACAtgttcacaaacacacatttgtttcactatattagtGAGGACGTCTCATAAACttacattgtttttatattaggctaatgatattttctattgCCCGACCCAGCCCCTACCcgaaacatttacaaaacactagatttaaataaaaatatattttggctAATAAGCCTTTTAACTAGTGAGGACTAGTAAAATGTCCTCACGTCAGTTGTCACAATATATTTCACTGTATAAGtgaggacagacagacagtataTGAAAACAGCATATATGTTTTACTAGTGTCAGTGATACAGGAAGAGTAGTATTACAAAAGCTGATTAAAAGAGGAAATGGCACAAAATGACTTGAGTTCCTGAAGACTTCAAAGAAAACCAGCAGCACAGAATTAAGACTCAGTTCACACTCGCTGATAAAGTGGAGAGTGAGTGAGTTCAGAGCATCAGTCATGAGggagtgtttctgtgttttcCTCTTTATGCTGCACTTTACTGAAGGTAAGTCaacatttataaatactttaaaGAATTAAGAGTGAAATTAATCAGTGGTTGTGATTCTGTGATAGTGCTGAGTGATTTAGGTCAGTGGTTCATGACCCTGGTCCTGGAgtaccccaacactgcacatttttgaTATCTCTCTTGTCTGACAAAAgctaaaatacaaaaatctagCACACTGCTGTTCATGCTCCCAAAGACATTTATTAACTTGCAACGTTTCGACCACAAGGTCTTCGtcacactgtcagaaaaaaattgcaaaatttgTACCTTTAGGGGTCCAACGgattgtcactggggcagtaccctcaAGGGTACACCCGTTGTACCCTTTATAATGGGTACATATTTGTACCTTTACAGTTTGTACCTTTGAAAGGCAAATATGTACCTTTGGTGACCAAATTGTACCTTTTAGTGCTATGGTACCATAATGTACCCCTAAAAATGGTACAAATTTGTCCTtttaagggtactgccccagtgacaagcccTTTGTACCTCATGATGGCACATTTGTACCACACACAACATATTAAAAAGGCCATAATGCTGTTTTaccacatttattaaataacattaaaaatattcaatttCATGCACAGatttcaaagaaaaacattttaaacattgtatCACAATGTGTCATCAATTTTGCAGGATGCATTTACATATTGatcaatttcatatttccaaAAACAGTACACACATTACCTGTAactctttaaaacattaaacagtactacacatttcattttaactgtacattttaaacattcttgtGAATCACAATTTATCATAGACTTAATATGTTTCAAGGGTCCGAAAGTCCATCTTTTGCCCTGGTTAAATTATACTCCATTCAGGTATGCATGGAAGTGTGAAGCATAAGACATTGGGTTTAAAAGCTCACCACACAGAAGCCAAAAGAGCTTGAAAACCAAGATGTTTGGTTGCATCTTATGAATATCCATTCACATGACCTTCAATCGAGGATGCATCCTGACCAACGACTGCAAACTCCTGTTGGAGACAAATTAAAAATTAGTACAACCTTAAAtgcacaattacattttttttttaaagttccaTTTTTGTAACCACAATAGgataaaaatttaaatcaaggctgattcacaccaaggacaataactacAACCATAAAATGATATAACATAATTCTCACTTTCATTCTTAGACAATAGTGATAACTGTACATAACTGTAACAATAATGACACAAGAGgaacaatatcattggaatcacttttggGGGAACTTTTTTTTCCAACTGATGAACAAAAACATTGGAAGCCAATCAGAAataaagagctcaagcatttaaagcaacCGATGATTTAGCACTTGCTTAAAAAAGAGAACATTATCTTCCCTTTCCTGTAAATGCTAAAATAGTTATTAGGGTGGTGGGTGAGGGTTGGTCAGGACAGTTTGTAGCAAAACAGtgttgaagggttagttcacccaaaaatgaaaattctgtcatttactcacagtcatgttgttccaaacccataaaactTTCGTTCATCcttatatatttgaaaaatttaaattttttaatgaaatctaagca contains:
- the LOC127508683 gene encoding sialoadhesin-like isoform X20, yielding MRECFCLFLFMLHFTEGCRLSSHGQSEEVTGYTGGSVLLPCSCTDPQSTVKTFTWYYTTGWIKVFEDEKFKGRLKLFNESSPANLSLLISDLRKKDEGSYRCEISVTNYTDIRVKIKGCDLDQNKQTVAVTGHSGESVVLPCSCTELQDKPPQLTWTYTPLKHKTKPEEIYPNDQSERHRGRVKLLNETPPGNLSLLISDLNTEDQGEYHCSVLQQHVNITLSVQEELYFQSICLSIHKPAKEESTSTQHSGGISRKQPHNSP
- the LOC127508683 gene encoding uncharacterized protein LOC127508683 isoform X8 encodes the protein MRECFCLFLFMLHFAEGCRLSSHGQSEEVTGYTGGSVLLPCSCTDPQSTVKTFTWYYTTGWIKVFEDEKFKGRLKLFNESSPANLSLLISDLRKKDEGSYRCEISVTNYTDIRVKIKGCDLDQNKQTVAVTGHSGESVVLPCSCTELQDKPPQLTWTYTPLKHKTKPEEIYPNDQSERHRGRVKLLNETPPGNLSLLISDLNTEDQGEYHCSVLQQHVNITLSVQEEQIENPIEDPDNKKLFILLSVLPVVMLLAVLALIYWKCRGRRDVKKMTNDGLVLVCNENENQADVIPDSLTQGQNLKQDQNEDEVTYTSVVHVKTSAKPADKQTVMEEHSEYASIK
- the LOC127508683 gene encoding uncharacterized protein LOC127508683 isoform X5 — encoded protein: MRECFCLFLFMLHFTEGCRLSSHGQSEEVTGYTGGSVLLPCSCTDPQSTVKTFTWYYTTGWIKVFEDEKFKGRLKLFNESSPANLSLLISDLRKKDEGSYRCEISVTNYTDIRVKIKGCDLDQNKQTVAVTGHSGESVVLPCSCTELQDKPPQLTWTYTPLKHKTKPEEIYPNDQSERHRGRVKLLNETPPGNLSLLISDLNTEDQGEYHCSVLQQHVNITLSVQEEQIENPIEDPDNKKLFILLSVLPVVMLLAVLALIYWKCRGRRDVKKMTNDGLVLVCNENENQADVIPDSLTQGQNLKQDQNEDEVTYTSVVHVKTSAKPADKQTVMEEHSEYASIK
- the LOC127508683 gene encoding neural cell adhesion molecule 1-like isoform X13 yields the protein MRECFCLFLFMLHFTEGCRLSSHGQSEEVTGYTGGSVLLPCSCTDPQSTVKTFTWYYTTGWIKVFEDEKFKGRLKLFNESSPANLSLLISDLRKKDEGSYRCEISVTNYTDIRVKIKGCDLDQNKQTVAVTGHSGESVVLPCSCTELQDKPPQLTWTYTPLKHKTKPEEIYPNDQSERHRGRVKLLNETPPGNLSLLISDLNTEDQGEYHCSVLQQHVNITLSVQEEQIENPIEDPDNKKRRRDVKKMTNDGLVLVCNENENQADVIPDSLTQGQNLKQDQNEDEVTYTSVVHVKTSAKPADKQTVMEEHSEYASIK
- the LOC127508683 gene encoding uncharacterized protein LOC127508683 isoform X6, yielding MRECFCVFLFMLHFTEGCRLSSHGQSEEVTGYTGGSVLLPCSCTDPQSTVKTFTWYYTTGWIKVFEDEKFKGRLKLFNESSPANLSLLISDLRKKDEGSYRCEISVTNYTDIRVKIKGCDLDQNKQTVAVTGHSGESVVLPCSCTELQDKPPQLTWTYTPLKHKTKPEEIYPNDQSERHRGRVKLLNETPPGNLSLLISDLNTEDQGEYHCSVLQQHVNITLSVQEEQIENPIEDPDNKKLFILLSVLPVVMLLAVLALIYWKCRGRRDVKKMTNDGLVLVCNENENQADVIPDSLTQGQNLKQDQNEDEVTYTSVVHVKTSAKPADKQTVMEEHSEYASIK